From Pseudomonadota bacterium:
GTAGCTCAAGCCACGGCCAATATCCTGAAAAAGGCAGGGGTAGATTTCGGGATACTGGGTACCAAGGAGAATTGCTGCGGAGAAAGCATTCGCAAGACAGGCAATGAGGAATTATTCAAACGCTTAGCCCGGGAAAACATCAAAACTTTTATCGAAAATGGGGTGAAGAAGATCCTTGTTTCTTCTCCACATTGCTACCACACCTTCAAAAACGAGTATCCTGAATTCAAGGTGAACTTTGAGGTGGTTCATATCTCCCAATATTTATTCGAGCTTATTAATGAAGGGAGACTTGAGATCACCAGGGAGTATGGGAAGAAAGTTACCTATCATGACCCATGTTACCTGGGTCGACATAATGGCATATATGACGAACCCCGAGGGGTCTTAAAGAAGATACCTGGTTTAGAGTTGTTTGAGATGGATGAGTCGCGGAAAGATAGCCTCTGTTGCGGAATGGGAGGAGGCAGGGTTTGGATGGAAACACTAAAGGATGAAAGATTCTCCAACCTCAGATTAGAACAAGCCATTGGGGTTGGGGCTGAGGTGCTGGCTACTTCCTGCCCCTATTGCATCACCGCTCTTGAGGATAGCAGGTTAGTCCTGAATTATGGTGAGGTCATAGAGGTTAAGGACATCACGGAGATTCTCCAGGAAGTTATTTAGAGGATGAAGAAGCTAAACATGCAAGAAGCGATTGACGTATCGGATCTGAAAGGTGTCGAACCAAACATAGTCTGCGATCGCTTTTCGGACGAGGGATGGGTCAGGACCTCAGTTCATGTGCCTACCGAGATGCAGCTCACAGTCTATGTAAATCGCCAGGAACTGGTCACCATCCTGTGCACTCCAACCAAGCTGAATTGCCTTGTCATCGGATTCCTTTACGCAGAGGGAATCATCTTAAGTCTCGGCGACGTGGCGAGCATGCGGGTGTGTGAGGATGATTCGCTGGCCGATGTGATGCTCTCTAACCCCGAGTATGAATTGCCAACGCTGAAACGGACACTCACCTCTGGCTGCGGTGGCGGTGCAACTTTCAAAACTCAGGGACAGAGGGTTGATTCGGATCTTGTTGTTACACCAAGGGAAGTGCTATCACTGATGAAGCAGCTTATAGAGCAGATGGAGCTGTATCGGCTTTCTGGTGGCGTGCACGCCTCAGCTCTGTCCGATACCAAGAACCTGATAGTAGTGGCTGAGGATATCGGACGACATAACACCTTCTACAAGATCCAGGGCGAATGTCTATTGAGGGGAATATCAATCAGAGATCGACTGCTACTGAGCACCGGTCGCGTTTCGTCCGAGATGTTGCTCAAAGTGGCAGGGATGCAGGTCCCGGTTGTTGTTTCGCGGACCTCGCCGACGGGACGCGGCATTTCGCTTGCCCGTGAACTGGGCATTGCCCTGGTTGGCTATGCGCGTGGCAGACGTCTTACGGTGTATTCACACCCGGAGCGACTTGGCTGCCCAACAAATTAAGTACGGCTAACCCGGACAGTACGGGCACATAAAACCTGATGAGGTGATAGAAAGTGGAAAAAGAACTATTGGAAAAAGAACAAATTCAACAGCTTTGTAAAAGTCTTGGAGACAGTAATTTTGGAGACGTAATGGTTGTTGGTGGAGGGATCAGCGGTATTCAAGCCTCTCTTGATCTTGCCACTGCTGGTTTTAAGGTTTACCTGGTTGAAAAAGAGCCGAGCATTGGGGGCCATATGGCCCAGCTTGACAAGACCTTTCCCACCAATGACTGCTCCATGTGAATACTCGCACCCAAACTGGTCGAGGTCGGCCGGCATCCCAATATAGAGGTCCTGACCTATACTGAAGTTGACAGTGTAGTAGGGGAATCAGGAAACTTCAACGTAACGCTGATTAAAAAGCCCAGATATATCATAGAGAGCAAATGCACGGGTTGTACTACCTGTGTAGAATACTGCCCCGTCAAGTATCCTGATCAGTATAATCAGGAAATATCGAAGAATAAAGCCGTCCATGTATATTTCGCTCAGGCAATTCCACTTGTCACTTATATAGATGAAAGCTGTCTTTACCTTAAAGAGAATAAATGTCGTATTTGCGAAGCAGTATGTAAGAATAACGCCATAGATTTAAAACAAGCGCCGGAGAAGGTAGAAATAAATGTAGGGGCCATAATTCTGTCTCCTGGCCTTGAGCCATTTGATCCTAAGGTGAGGGAGGAATATCGCTACGGAGAGTTTGTGAACGTGGTAACCGGTATGGACTATGAACGGCTGTTATGCGCCACCGGGCCATACGAAGGTGAGATACTGCGTGCTTCCGACAAGAAGCATCCCCATAAAATAGCCTGGATTCAATGCGTCGGTTCCAGACAGGTTATCGAGGGCGGTAACAGCTATTGTTCAGCCGTATGCTGCACCTATGCCCAGAAACATGTGATTTTGACAAAAGATCATGACGCGGAGGCAGAGTGTACGATATTCCATAACGATATTCGTTCCTATGGGAAGGATTTTGAGCGATTCTACGAAAGAACAGAGAAACTTCCCGGGGTTCGGTTTATCAGAAGCTACACATCAATAGTAAAAGAGAACCCGGAAACCAGGAATGTAACCATACGGTATTCTACACCCGACGATGGTGTAAAAGAGGAAGAATTCGATATGGTGGTATTATCCATTGGATTGAATCCTCCCGCTGATGTGAAGGGCCTGGCAAAAAAATACGGCATTGAACTCGATCCTCACGATTTTTGTAAGCTCAATCCTGTCAATCCTATGGAGACCAACAGGCCTGGGATCTTTGTAAGCGGAGGCTTCCAGGGTCCTATAGATATTCCCGAGTCGGTTTTTAGCGCCAGCGGAGCTAGTTCCCAATGTGGTGAACTCCTTGACTACAGGCGAGGAAATCTTGACAAAGAAAGGATATATCCGCCGGAAAGGGATGTCTCGGGAGAGGAGCCAAGGATAGGAGTCTTTGTGTGTCATTGTGGGGCTAATATCGGAAGGATAGTAAATGTTCCTTCCACAGTTGAATATGCCTTAACCTTACCGAATGTTGTCTACGCTCAGGAACAGCTATTTTCATGTGCTACTAATTCTGCCCAAGAAATAACAGACAAGACAAAGGAAAAAGGGCTCAATCGAGTGGTTGTCGCTGCCTGCTCCCCCAGGACCCTTGAACCGTTATTCCGGGACACCGTTCGGGAGGCGGGAATTAATCAATATTACTACGAAATGGCTAATATTAGGGAGCATAACTCCTGGGTCCACTCTAAAGAAAAGGAAGAGGCCACAGAGAAGGCACAGGATATAATCCGGATGTCGGTAGCACGAGCTTGCCATTTGGAGCCATTACAGGAATTTGATCTGCCAGTAAATAAAACGGCGTTAGTGGTTGGTGGAGGTATAGCCGGCATGAATTGTGCTCTCTCCATAGCGAATCAGGGACATGAGGTTTACCTGTTGGAAAAGGATACAAACCTTGGGGGAATAGCACGAAGAATTCATTCCACGCTGGAAGGACTCGATGTTCAGGCCTATTTGCGTGATCTTATGAGAAAGGTTTACCAGCACCCCTTAGTACATGTATATACTGATGCCATCATCACGGAGGCTACAGGTTATGTTGGGAATTTCGTAACCAGGGTGAAGTCTGAAAGAGGGGTCACAGAGATAAAACATGGTGCAGCCGTCATCGCTATAGGTGCTGATGTATATACACCTACCGAATACCTTTATGGAGAAGATGACAGGGTAATGACCCACCTTGAGTTGGATGAGCGGATCAACAAAGGAGAAGAAAAGGTAATTAACGCAGAAAGTCTCGTGATGATCCAATGTGTAGGCTGCAGACAGGAAGACAGAAATTACTGCAGCAGGATATGCTGTAGCGAGTCTATAAAGAACGCATTGAAACTGAAAGAGATAAACCCCAAGATGGATATATACATCCTCTTTCGGGATATGAGAACGTATGGATTCAAAGAGGATTATTACCGGGAAGCGGCAGATAAAGATGTAAAGTTCATCCGCTATGAGCCGGAGGATAAACCTCAGGTGAAACCTGGTAAGTCGGATGAGGGTCGGCCTGTTCTAAAGGTTACTGCGACAGATTATATTCTAGGTAAAAAGCTTGAATTAGATGCTGATATCATTGCTTTGGCTGCCGCTGTTGTTCCCTCCGCAGCAACCAAGGAAGTAGCCGGACAATTCAAGGTAACTTTGAGCCCGGATGGCTTCTTCAAAGAAGCCCATGTCAAATTAAGACCTGTTGAGTTTGCTACAGACGGCGTTTATCTTTGTGGATTGGCTCACTATCCTAAGTTTATACAGGAAACGATTAACCAGGCTTATGGAGCTGCAGGCCGGGCTTTAACCCTTCTCTCGCATGATACAGTCGTCGCCTCCGGCTCTGTGTGCGAGGTGAATGAGAGTAAGTGTATGGGGTGTGGGGCATGTATCTCAGTCTGTACGTATGGTGCCTTAGAGTTTCGTGATACAAAACAAGGCAAAAAGGCTGTAGTTAATCCTGTTCTCTGTAAAGGAGATGGTCTCTGTAACTCAAAGTGTCCAACAGGGGCTATTTCACTAAAGCACTATACCGATGAAGAGCTCTTGAGCGAAATTGATGCGGCGGTTGGAGATGTGTAGAAGTATACGAACGAATAAAACCAGGATTTTTAACAAAGGAGGTGAGAACGAATGAGTACAGGACTTAAATTTAAACCAAGAATATTAGGTTTTGTATGCCATTGGTGAGCATACGGCGCTGCTGACATGGCTGGAGTTTCCAGACTGCAATATACAACTGAAATCAGGCTTATCCGCGTTATGTG
This genomic window contains:
- the fdhD gene encoding formate dehydrogenase accessory sulfurtransferase FdhD; amino-acid sequence: MKKLNMQEAIDVSDLKGVEPNIVCDRFSDEGWVRTSVHVPTEMQLTVYVNRQELVTILCTPTKLNCLVIGFLYAEGIILSLGDVASMRVCEDDSLADVMLSNPEYELPTLKRTLTSGCGGGATFKTQGQRVDSDLVVTPREVLSLMKQLIEQMELYRLSGGVHASALSDTKNLIVVAEDIGRHNTFYKIQGECLLRGISIRDRLLLSTGRVSSEMLLKVAGMQVPVVVSRTSPTGRGISLARELGIALVGYARGRRLTVYSHPERLGCPTN
- a CDS encoding (Fe-S)-binding protein; amino-acid sequence: VAQATANILKKAGVDFGILGTKENCCGESIRKTGNEELFKRLARENIKTFIENGVKKILVSSPHCYHTFKNEYPEFKVNFEVVHISQYLFELINEGRLEITREYGKKVTYHDPCYLGRHNGIYDEPRGVLKKIPGLELFEMDESRKDSLCCGMGGGRVWMETLKDERFSNLRLEQAIGVGAEVLATSCPYCITALEDSRLVLNYGEVIEVKDITEILQEVI
- a CDS encoding FAD-dependent oxidoreductase, with translation MEKEQIQQLCKSLGDSNFGDVMVVGGGISGIQASLDLATAGFKVYLVEKEPSIGGHMAQLDKTFPTNDCSMUILAPKLVEVGRHPNIEVLTYTEVDSVVGESGNFNVTLIKKPRYIIESKCTGCTTCVEYCPVKYPDQYNQEISKNKAVHVYFAQAIPLVTYIDESCLYLKENKCRICEAVCKNNAIDLKQAPEKVEINVGAIILSPGLEPFDPKVREEYRYGEFVNVVTGMDYERLLCATGPYEGEILRASDKKHPHKIAWIQCVGSRQVIEGGNSYCSAVCCTYAQKHVILTKDHDAEAECTIFHNDIRSYGKDFERFYERTEKLPGVRFIRSYTSIVKENPETRNVTIRYSTPDDGVKEEEFDMVVLSIGLNPPADVKGLAKKYGIELDPHDFCKLNPVNPMETNRPGIFVSGGFQGPIDIPESVFSASGASSQCGELLDYRRGNLDKERIYPPERDVSGEEPRIGVFVCHCGANIGRIVNVPSTVEYALTLPNVVYAQEQLFSCATNSAQEITDKTKEKGLNRVVVAACSPRTLEPLFRDTVREAGINQYYYEMANIREHNSWVHSKEKEEATEKAQDIIRMSVARACHLEPLQEFDLPVNKTALVVGGGIAGMNCALSIANQGHEVYLLEKDTNLGGIARRIHSTLEGLDVQAYLRDLMRKVYQHPLVHVYTDAIITEATGYVGNFVTRVKSERGVTEIKHGAAVIAIGADVYTPTEYLYGEDDRVMTHLELDERINKGEEKVINAESLVMIQCVGCRQEDRNYCSRICCSESIKNALKLKEINPKMDIYILFRDMRTYGFKEDYYREAADKDVKFIRYEPEDKPQVKPGKSDEGRPVLKVTATDYILGKKLELDADIIALAAAVVPSAATKEVAGQFKVTLSPDGFFKEAHVKLRPVEFATDGVYLCGLAHYPKFIQETINQAYGAAGRALTLLSHDTVVASGSVCEVNESKCMGCGACISVCTYGALEFRDTKQGKKAVVNPVLCKGDGLCNSKCPTGAISLKHYTDEELLSEIDAAVGDV